A section of the Pseudomonas flavescens genome encodes:
- the hisH gene encoding imidazole glycerol phosphate synthase subunit HisH has translation MITIIDYGLGNIQAFVNVYKRLHIPVTVATNADQLTGASKLILPGVGAFDHAMQRLNASGMRQTLDDMILGQGIPVLGICVGMQMLAESSDEGVLPGLGWIPGRVRNFHSVPESSELALPHMGWNDVQPAPGSPLFKGQQESWLFYFLHSYFFECTEPAHIAATATYGASFSCSVASNNVYGVQFHPEKSHHCGVDLLKNFAEL, from the coding sequence ATGATCACCATCATCGACTACGGTCTGGGTAATATTCAGGCCTTCGTAAACGTCTACAAGCGACTGCATATACCGGTCACGGTAGCGACCAATGCTGATCAGCTGACCGGTGCCAGCAAGCTGATCCTGCCCGGCGTGGGCGCATTTGACCATGCGATGCAGCGCCTGAACGCGTCAGGCATGCGGCAGACGCTCGATGACATGATTCTTGGCCAGGGCATTCCTGTGCTAGGCATTTGCGTAGGCATGCAAATGCTCGCCGAATCCAGTGACGAGGGTGTGCTACCTGGTTTGGGCTGGATCCCGGGTCGAGTGCGCAACTTCCATTCGGTACCTGAATCGAGCGAGCTGGCATTGCCCCACATGGGCTGGAATGATGTACAGCCTGCTCCTGGCAGCCCTCTGTTCAAGGGCCAACAGGAAAGCTGGTTGTTCTATTTCCTTCACTCGTACTTTTTCGAGTGCACTGAGCCTGCGCATATCGCTGCGACTGCGACTTATGGTGCCAGTTTCAGTTGTTCCGTTGCCTCGAACAACGTGTATGGGGTGCAGTTCCATCCCGAGAAGAGCCACCACTGCGGTGTCGACTTGCTGAAGAACTTCGCGGAATTGTGA
- the wbpD gene encoding UDP-2-acetamido-3-amino-2,3-dideoxy-D-glucuronate N-acetyltransferase — MNYYKHPSAIVDDGAQIGQDSRVWHFVHICSGARIGAGVSLGQNVFVGNKVVIADNCKIQNNVSVYDNVSLEEGVFCGPSMVFTNVYNPRSLIERKSEYRNTLVKKGATLGANCTIVCGVVIGEYAFIGAGAVVNKDVPAYALMVGVPARQIGWMSEYGEQLPLPVTGEGAATCEYSGARYVLNGNTLSKENL, encoded by the coding sequence ATGAATTACTATAAACATCCCTCCGCAATAGTTGATGACGGTGCACAAATTGGTCAGGACTCACGCGTTTGGCACTTCGTGCACATCTGTTCGGGGGCACGCATCGGTGCCGGTGTTTCTCTTGGTCAAAATGTATTCGTCGGCAACAAAGTGGTCATCGCCGATAATTGCAAGATCCAGAATAATGTCTCGGTCTATGACAACGTATCTCTTGAAGAAGGTGTGTTCTGTGGTCCGAGCATGGTGTTCACCAATGTCTACAATCCGCGTTCGTTGATAGAGCGCAAAAGCGAATATCGCAACACGTTGGTGAAAAAGGGTGCGACGCTAGGCGCCAACTGCACGATTGTGTGTGGGGTGGTGATTGGCGAGTACGCCTTCATTGGTGCCGGAGCGGTCGTCAACAAGGATGTTCCAGCTTATGCCCTGATGGTGGGGGTTCCCGCGCGTCAGATCGGCTGGATGAGTGAATACGGTGAACAACTGCCCTTGCCCGTCACGGGTGAGGGTGCAGCCACCTGTGAATACAGTGGCGCCCGCTACGTTCTTAACGGCAACACTCTCTCCAAGGAAAATCTGTAA
- a CDS encoding acyltransferase family protein, whose protein sequence is MFNTKTISRSSARDVRRDVQGLRALAVLAVLVFHIEKDWLPSGFTGVDMFLVISGFIITSMLLKQGDAVDWKLFYWARARRIVPAYLVMLTLVTLLAAWMFLPPDFDIYQDSLGSALGFYSNFYFSDFGSYFAPASHELPLLHTWSLAIEMQFYLFFPLFFGLTPVRYRALALAFLIVVTLGYSQYQLLADQATHAYFSSIGRAGEFLIGALLAVLSLGRSWSIALATAAGGVGLVLLIAGFTVVDQGRFPGLWALLPCLGTALLIAARNGWINILLSHRAAVWVGGLSYSIYLWHWPLLAIYRYYTGGYELSWLPVVVIVAMTLIISVISLRWIETPARRLKLTASGFGIAAAMASLCVLVMVASPRLGSGPQAEVPAAMARYAIPEEICHGRLVGNCVRGDKHIPPEALVIGDSHGAQLNYFFDVAGQAEGFSVKLITGSSCVPVPDFDVERLPDYAQEDCRHQIKAVQDSLSDFKVIVLAGKWRWHFGSQRFLSAIASFVSSSVAEGKKVIVLAQIPMFDGNLLRARHFEALGLSVAVHEDAEWRHANQQIKELVTKFPGAQFVDYSGSTFFANAPFDQGELMYMDAHHLNETGARHYGRFVASDLALLLKDHQ, encoded by the coding sequence ATGTTTAATACCAAGACAATCAGCCGCTCTTCTGCGCGCGATGTTCGGCGCGATGTTCAGGGGCTTCGTGCATTGGCGGTGCTGGCTGTCTTGGTGTTCCATATCGAAAAGGATTGGCTGCCTTCAGGCTTTACCGGCGTTGATATGTTTCTGGTCATATCCGGCTTCATCATCACGTCAATGTTGTTGAAGCAAGGCGATGCTGTCGATTGGAAGCTGTTCTACTGGGCACGCGCACGCAGAATTGTGCCGGCCTATCTGGTCATGCTGACCTTGGTTACCTTATTGGCAGCCTGGATGTTTCTGCCTCCTGACTTCGACATATACCAAGACAGCCTAGGTTCCGCTCTGGGCTTCTACAGCAATTTTTATTTTTCCGATTTCGGTAGTTATTTCGCGCCTGCAAGCCATGAACTGCCTCTGTTGCATACGTGGTCCTTGGCCATCGAGATGCAGTTCTATTTGTTTTTTCCACTCTTTTTTGGTTTGACTCCCGTCCGCTACCGAGCGCTAGCTCTAGCGTTTTTAATAGTCGTCACGTTAGGGTACTCGCAGTACCAGCTTTTAGCAGATCAAGCCACGCACGCTTATTTTTCATCTATTGGCCGGGCCGGCGAGTTTTTGATCGGGGCTTTGCTGGCGGTCTTATCGCTGGGGCGAAGTTGGTCTATTGCTCTAGCCACCGCTGCTGGTGGAGTAGGTCTTGTTCTGCTCATCGCGGGCTTCACCGTAGTCGACCAAGGTAGATTTCCCGGCCTCTGGGCGCTATTACCTTGTCTAGGCACAGCTCTCTTGATCGCCGCACGCAACGGCTGGATCAATATTCTATTGTCTCACCGCGCCGCTGTTTGGGTCGGTGGCTTGTCGTATTCCATCTATTTGTGGCATTGGCCGCTGCTTGCCATTTATCGTTATTACACTGGAGGTTACGAGCTTTCATGGTTGCCGGTGGTTGTAATCGTGGCAATGACATTGATCATCTCCGTGATTTCATTGCGCTGGATAGAGACGCCCGCGAGACGTTTGAAGTTGACGGCGTCGGGCTTTGGCATAGCCGCTGCCATGGCGTCGCTGTGTGTGCTGGTCATGGTGGCTTCGCCGCGCTTGGGTTCCGGACCGCAAGCGGAAGTTCCCGCGGCTATGGCGCGGTATGCAATACCAGAAGAAATATGCCATGGACGCTTGGTGGGCAATTGTGTTCGGGGAGACAAGCACATACCTCCAGAGGCGTTGGTTATTGGCGACAGCCACGGCGCCCAGCTCAATTATTTCTTCGATGTCGCAGGCCAGGCCGAAGGTTTCTCTGTGAAGCTAATCACTGGCAGCAGTTGCGTGCCTGTACCTGACTTCGATGTCGAGCGTCTTCCTGACTACGCTCAAGAGGACTGCCGCCACCAGATCAAGGCTGTACAGGATTCGTTAAGTGATTTCAAAGTAATCGTGCTAGCAGGTAAATGGCGGTGGCACTTCGGAAGCCAGCGGTTTCTCAGTGCTATCGCGTCCTTCGTGAGCAGCTCGGTTGCCGAGGGTAAGAAAGTCATTGTCCTTGCGCAGATACCCATGTTCGACGGCAATCTTCTGAGGGCTCGCCACTTTGAAGCACTGGGGTTGTCCGTCGCAGTCCACGAGGACGCGGAGTGGAGACATGCAAATCAGCAGATCAAGGAGCTGGTCACGAAATTTCCAGGCGCACAGTTTGTCGACTATTCCGGCTCAACCTTTTTCGCGAATGCACCGTTCGATCAAGGCGAGCTAATGTATATGGACGCTCATCATCTCAATGAAACAGGTGCTAGGCACTATGGGCGTTTCGTAGCATCGGACTTGGCCCTCTTACTTAAAGATCACCAATAA
- the wbpB gene encoding UDP-N-acetyl-2-amino-2-deoxy-D-glucuronate oxidase: protein MKRFALIGAAGYIAPRHMRAIKDTGNELVSAYDINDSVGIIDSLSPQSEFFTEFERFAEHANRIKRDPATALDYVAVCSPNYLHHAHIAAGLRLGCDVICEKPLVPTSEVLDELARVEKETGKRVYNILQLRHHQAILSLKEKVASENREAKYDVELTYITSRGKWYMESWKGDPRKSYGVATNIGVHFYDMLHFIFGKLQRNVLHYANDYKAAGYLEYEKARVRWFLSIDADDLPESVKGKKPTYRSITVDGDEIEFSEGFTDLHTISYQEILAGRGYGIEDARHCVQTVDTIRSATAVTAVNGEGHPFLGRLN from the coding sequence TTGAAACGATTTGCACTTATCGGCGCCGCTGGTTATATCGCTCCTCGCCATATGCGAGCTATCAAGGATACGGGTAACGAGTTGGTCTCCGCTTATGACATCAATGACTCTGTCGGGATCATCGACAGCCTGTCGCCTCAGAGCGAGTTCTTCACTGAGTTTGAACGTTTCGCCGAGCATGCCAACCGCATCAAGCGAGATCCGGCCACGGCTCTTGATTATGTCGCAGTCTGTTCGCCCAACTACTTGCATCACGCGCATATCGCCGCCGGTCTGCGGCTGGGATGTGATGTTATTTGCGAGAAGCCGCTGGTACCTACGTCTGAAGTGCTGGATGAGCTGGCTCGCGTAGAGAAGGAGACCGGCAAGCGTGTTTACAACATTCTGCAGTTGCGGCATCACCAAGCAATTTTGAGCCTAAAGGAAAAGGTTGCCAGCGAAAATCGCGAGGCCAAGTACGATGTCGAGCTAACTTACATCACGTCCCGCGGCAAATGGTATATGGAGAGTTGGAAGGGGGATCCGCGCAAATCATACGGTGTCGCTACGAACATAGGTGTGCACTTCTACGACATGCTGCATTTCATCTTCGGCAAGCTGCAGCGCAATGTATTGCATTACGCTAACGACTACAAAGCGGCTGGCTACCTCGAATATGAGAAAGCACGTGTGCGCTGGTTCCTGTCCATCGACGCTGATGATTTGCCAGAAAGCGTGAAGGGTAAGAAGCCGACCTATCGATCGATCACCGTGGACGGCGATGAAATCGAGTTTTCTGAAGGCTTCACCGACCTACATACCATCAGCTACCAGGAAATTTTGGCGGGTCGCGGTTACGGAATTGAGGACGCCAGGCATTGTGTTCAGACAGTCGATACCATTCGCTCTGCCACTGCAGTTACTGCAGTGAATGGAGAGGGGCATCCCTTTCTCGGTCGTTTGAATTGA
- a CDS encoding glycosyltransferase, with product MNVVFIVHYFPPVNSSGAKRVEAISKYLASDGNSVTVITTKKTASDGRFTEVYPKGVNVIELDGFGRKKVSSATDGVFEPMYTKAPSLKRRIKDFVLKILGQIPDPRLPFALAFLKPSLSPEVKLALESADVVIGSAPPWPMILAAVICKKRFGVPCILDYRDHFSECHEMPGGAFAKWLELRFDKWLVRNSDHVVAISEPMSSYYRGMTPEVTTIMNGYDHEVLDAARSKVTSFDSDLTVIRYMGIVSPGRVPHNVMKALVRLREVNLPAFEKLRFEFYGGADLIKAALSSSYPSIQGAFSFYDAVPYIESLKLVVAADYLLFSETSSQGTLSAQGILTTKLFEYLGSGRPIVADISSQTLAGSFLVSASESHVVGIHSDVFLNAFLDEDFYVRKDSFVSDFAKGLSRRAQANQYAEVIQLVKKG from the coding sequence ATGAATGTTGTTTTTATCGTGCACTATTTTCCACCTGTAAATAGCTCAGGGGCTAAGCGTGTTGAGGCGATTTCTAAGTATCTCGCTTCGGATGGTAACTCTGTTACAGTTATTACAACTAAAAAAACTGCTTCTGACGGTAGATTTACGGAGGTTTATCCTAAAGGGGTCAATGTCATCGAGCTGGATGGTTTTGGTAGAAAAAAAGTATCAAGCGCGACTGATGGTGTTTTTGAGCCGATGTATACAAAAGCACCGTCCTTAAAGCGGCGAATCAAAGATTTTGTCCTAAAGATACTAGGCCAGATACCTGACCCCCGCTTACCCTTCGCGCTCGCTTTCCTGAAGCCATCATTAAGTCCTGAAGTGAAGCTTGCATTGGAGTCTGCAGACGTTGTAATCGGGTCTGCTCCGCCGTGGCCCATGATTCTCGCAGCTGTAATATGCAAAAAAAGATTCGGTGTTCCCTGTATTCTAGATTATAGGGATCACTTCAGTGAGTGCCATGAGATGCCTGGTGGGGCTTTTGCAAAGTGGTTGGAGTTAAGATTTGATAAGTGGCTGGTTAGGAACTCTGATCATGTTGTTGCGATTTCTGAACCGATGAGCTCCTATTATCGCGGTATGACTCCTGAAGTCACCACGATAATGAACGGCTACGATCATGAGGTTTTGGATGCTGCTCGTAGTAAAGTTACGTCGTTTGATTCGGATTTAACCGTCATTCGCTATATGGGAATTGTATCGCCTGGACGAGTGCCGCATAACGTTATGAAAGCGCTTGTGCGCCTGCGTGAGGTCAATCTACCCGCCTTTGAGAAACTCAGGTTTGAGTTTTATGGCGGTGCTGATTTGATCAAGGCTGCTCTGTCAAGTAGTTATCCAAGCATTCAAGGAGCATTTTCATTCTACGATGCAGTCCCGTACATAGAGTCTCTGAAGCTTGTAGTTGCAGCGGATTACTTGCTGTTTTCTGAGACATCTTCGCAGGGCACACTCAGTGCTCAGGGTATTTTGACCACTAAACTATTCGAGTATCTTGGTTCCGGTCGTCCTATCGTTGCGGATATATCTTCTCAAACTCTTGCTGGCTCATTTTTGGTTAGTGCTAGCGAGTCTCATGTAGTTGGAATTCATTCCGATGTATTTTTGAATGCCTTCCTTGATGAGGACTTCTATGTGAGGAAAGATAGCTTCGTCTCGGATTTCGCGAAAGGTCTTTCAAGGCGAGCTCAAGCTAATCAATATGCTGAAGTAATTCAGTTAGTGAAAAAAGGCTAA
- a CDS encoding DegT/DnrJ/EryC1/StrS family aminotransferase, translating into MIDFIDLKAQQALIKDRIDAAIQRVLAHGQYILGPEVSELEERLADFVGAKYCISVANGTDALQIAQMALGIGPGDEVITPGFTYIATAETVALLGAKPVYVDVCPRTYNLDPQLLEAAITPRTKAIIPVSLYGQCADFDAINAIAKKHGIPVIEDAAQSFGATYKGRRSCNLSTIACTSFFPSKPLGCYGDGGAIFTNDDELAKVLRQIARHGQDRRYHHVRVGVNSRLDTLQAAILLPKLDIFPDELAARLNVAASYSELLAPYEIKTPYIEPHNISAYAQYTICVEEREALQHRLKSEGVPTAVHYPIPLNKQPAVANEKYLPIGDKLSQKVLSLPMHPYMLEEHIGLIVKALSK; encoded by the coding sequence ATGATCGATTTCATCGACCTCAAAGCGCAGCAGGCACTGATCAAGGATAGGATCGATGCTGCCATTCAGCGCGTGCTAGCCCATGGGCAGTACATCCTCGGCCCTGAGGTCTCTGAATTAGAGGAGCGACTCGCCGATTTCGTTGGTGCCAAATACTGTATCAGCGTGGCGAATGGTACCGACGCGCTTCAGATCGCGCAGATGGCCCTCGGGATTGGCCCAGGAGATGAAGTCATCACCCCTGGTTTTACCTACATCGCCACGGCGGAAACTGTCGCACTGTTGGGAGCCAAACCGGTATACGTTGACGTCTGCCCGCGTACCTATAACCTTGATCCGCAATTGTTGGAGGCAGCTATTACACCTCGCACCAAAGCGATCATCCCAGTGTCGCTGTATGGGCAATGTGCCGACTTCGATGCCATTAATGCCATAGCGAAGAAACACGGCATTCCCGTCATCGAGGATGCGGCACAGAGTTTCGGTGCTACTTACAAAGGGCGTCGCTCGTGTAATCTATCGACTATCGCTTGTACGAGTTTCTTTCCGAGCAAGCCGTTAGGCTGCTATGGTGATGGTGGAGCTATTTTTACAAACGATGATGAACTCGCCAAAGTACTTCGCCAAATAGCCCGCCACGGACAAGACCGCCGCTATCATCATGTGCGTGTAGGGGTAAACAGTCGTCTTGACACACTGCAGGCCGCCATTTTACTACCGAAGCTCGATATCTTTCCTGATGAATTAGCTGCTCGTCTGAATGTCGCCGCTTCTTATAGTGAGCTGCTGGCACCATATGAAATAAAAACACCCTATATTGAACCCCATAATATAAGTGCTTATGCTCAATATACGATATGTGTTGAAGAGCGTGAGGCCTTGCAGCATAGGCTAAAGAGTGAGGGTGTACCAACTGCCGTACATTACCCTATACCATTGAACAAGCAGCCTGCTGTTGCTAATGAGAAGTATCTTCCGATCGGTGACAAACTTTCACAGAAAGTGTTGAGCTTGCCTATGCATCCTTATATGTTGGAGGAACATATTGGTTTGATAGTAAAAGCTCTATCAAAATGA
- the wecB gene encoding non-hydrolyzing UDP-N-acetylglucosamine 2-epimerase, with protein MKVLTVVGARPQFIKAAVLSRAFLLHGIEEVLVHTGQHYDNDMSDVFFSELSIPQPSYNLAVGGGTHGQNTGRMLEKLEELMVAEKPDWVLVYGDTDSTLAGALAAAKLHIPIAHIEAGLRSFNRAMPEEINRVLTDHVSSLLFSPTKVAEENLLREGIADKKIHVVGDVMYDATVFYLDRAVKPSWFDLGGFEVDEFILCTVHRAENTDSEVRIRNILLGLGSSKLPVILPMHPRTRKKLDSLSISIPDNVRVVSPVGYLEMNWLEANCRLIATDSGGVQKEAYFHKKYCVTMRNETEWVELVKKGVNVLVGDSAELIKDAINSSKKYDFSEFIYGRGDTASKIIDVLVSNAR; from the coding sequence ATGAAAGTCCTTACTGTGGTTGGGGCTAGGCCCCAGTTTATAAAAGCGGCAGTTCTTTCTCGTGCTTTTTTATTGCACGGCATTGAAGAGGTTCTTGTACACACGGGGCAGCATTATGATAACGATATGTCAGATGTTTTTTTTAGTGAGTTAAGTATCCCTCAGCCCTCCTACAATCTTGCTGTTGGCGGTGGCACGCATGGGCAAAACACAGGGCGCATGTTGGAAAAGCTTGAAGAGTTGATGGTTGCCGAAAAGCCAGACTGGGTTTTAGTGTACGGTGATACTGACAGCACGCTTGCTGGTGCACTTGCTGCTGCTAAGCTTCATATTCCAATTGCGCATATTGAAGCTGGGCTGCGCTCATTCAATCGTGCAATGCCCGAAGAAATTAATCGTGTTCTGACCGATCATGTGTCGTCGCTTCTCTTCTCTCCCACTAAAGTGGCTGAAGAAAACCTTTTGAGGGAAGGTATTGCTGACAAAAAAATCCATGTTGTTGGCGATGTAATGTACGATGCGACAGTTTTTTATTTGGACCGTGCTGTTAAGCCTAGTTGGTTCGATCTCGGTGGGTTCGAGGTTGACGAATTTATTCTCTGCACTGTTCACAGGGCTGAGAATACTGACTCTGAAGTTAGAATTAGAAATATCCTTTTGGGGCTGGGCAGCTCTAAATTGCCCGTGATTTTACCCATGCACCCTCGCACCCGAAAGAAGCTCGACTCGTTGTCAATATCAATACCAGATAATGTCCGAGTAGTGAGCCCGGTCGGCTATCTCGAAATGAACTGGCTGGAGGCTAATTGTAGATTAATAGCTACTGATTCAGGTGGTGTACAAAAAGAGGCATATTTCCATAAAAAATATTGTGTAACTATGCGCAATGAAACGGAGTGGGTCGAGCTTGTGAAGAAAGGTGTTAACGTTTTGGTTGGTGATTCTGCTGAGTTGATAAAGGATGCTATAAACTCTTCCAAGAAATACGATTTCAGTGAGTTTATATATGGTCGGGGTGACACAGCATCTAAAATTATAGATGTATTGGTCTCTAACGCTCGATAA
- a CDS encoding oligosaccharide flippase family protein produces the protein MKLNIFSQFNSIVARSIAVMFGGTVLAQGITFAVTPLLSRLFSPSDFGVLGAFVAILTILISFSSLKYEFAIPQVSTKKHSLELTVLCLYILFAMSLLVAVSLFLLWAFDFYHADAYFWLLPLAVFFAGSFQVATYYSIKEKDFYLLSKANVSRSSGQAVLQVLSGIFSLGGGALILSYVFSQALGSFEILYRALKGFKFPSFLRLLVLCRKYIRFPKFSASASTLNTAATNSLPFLIIYFWSVGEAGLFALTQRAMGVPMAFLGAAIANVYLAELPRILQRDPAEAKKFYIKSLRNLVLAGLPLIAVSTLILFYYAEFIFGGEWFGISALVIVLAPFFLGQFVASPLSQTLNVIGRQDVQLIWDLCRLIVVLGCLVACGIYQVGFSVSILIYSILMFFFYAVSVVVTLILIDRNSLEVK, from the coding sequence ATGAAGCTTAATATTTTTAGTCAATTCAACTCAATAGTGGCGCGTTCGATAGCGGTGATGTTTGGGGGCACTGTCTTAGCTCAGGGCATTACATTCGCAGTAACACCTCTATTGAGCAGGTTGTTTTCGCCTAGTGACTTTGGTGTGCTGGGCGCTTTTGTTGCGATTTTGACAATTTTGATTTCTTTTTCATCTTTAAAGTATGAATTTGCTATACCACAGGTCTCAACGAAAAAGCATTCACTAGAATTAACGGTTTTGTGTCTTTATATATTGTTTGCCATGTCCCTTCTCGTTGCGGTTTCTTTGTTTTTGTTGTGGGCTTTTGATTTCTACCATGCGGACGCTTACTTTTGGCTCTTACCTTTGGCCGTTTTTTTTGCTGGTTCTTTCCAAGTTGCCACCTACTATTCGATTAAGGAAAAAGATTTTTACTTACTATCTAAGGCTAATGTGAGCAGAAGCTCCGGACAGGCAGTTTTGCAAGTCCTTTCGGGCATTTTTTCACTAGGCGGTGGCGCTCTTATACTGAGTTATGTTTTTAGTCAGGCTTTAGGAAGTTTTGAGATTCTATATCGTGCCTTGAAAGGATTTAAGTTTCCAAGTTTTTTGAGGCTGCTTGTGTTGTGCCGGAAATATATAAGATTTCCCAAATTCTCCGCTTCCGCGAGCACCCTGAACACAGCCGCTACCAACTCCCTGCCTTTTCTTATTATTTATTTCTGGTCAGTCGGAGAAGCAGGTCTTTTTGCGCTGACTCAGCGAGCCATGGGAGTGCCTATGGCATTTCTAGGAGCTGCTATCGCAAACGTTTATTTGGCTGAGCTACCAAGAATATTACAGCGAGATCCAGCTGAAGCAAAAAAATTCTACATAAAATCTCTTCGGAATTTAGTGTTGGCCGGGTTGCCTTTGATTGCCGTGTCAACGCTAATACTTTTTTATTATGCAGAATTTATATTTGGTGGTGAGTGGTTCGGGATATCTGCTCTAGTAATAGTCTTGGCGCCTTTCTTTCTAGGGCAGTTTGTGGCCTCTCCATTAAGTCAGACTCTCAATGTAATTGGACGGCAAGATGTTCAGTTGATTTGGGATCTTTGTCGGCTAATAGTTGTCTTGGGCTGTCTCGTTGCTTGTGGTATTTATCAGGTTGGTTTTTCTGTTTCGATATTAATCTACAGCATTTTGATGTTTTTTTTCTATGCTGTAAGTGTTGTCGTGACTTTAATTTTGATTGATCGAAACTCGTTGGAGGTTAAATGA
- a CDS encoding N-acetyl sugar amidotransferase: protein MSTNQSSRAICRNCIMDTSDPRISFDPEGVCEYCNNFKAEIAPNWHPDARGEAELANLAAKIKKQGEGKDFDCIIGLSGGLDSSYAAYIAKEKMGLRPLLFHVDAGWNTDQAVGNIEKLVDGLGLDLYTEVINWEEMKDLQVAFLRSQIADQDLPQDAAFFSGLYKFARKHGIKYVLTGGNYSTECCREPEEWGGYPGIDKTLFADIHKRFGKRPLKTFPLVDIMTYKILYQRVLGMEIVKPLNLVPYVKKEAEAELERRFGWQKFQHKHHESRFTRFYEDYWMPRKFGYEKRRAHFSSLIMTGQMTRDQALERIAKPEMDEQFLKTEFEFVANKLGLSVAELQAIFEGENKTYKDYKNKRFLIGIGSRVMSALGLERRLFR from the coding sequence ATGTCGACCAATCAATCGTCACGTGCAATCTGCCGTAATTGCATAATGGACACTAGTGATCCACGTATCTCTTTTGACCCTGAAGGAGTATGCGAATACTGCAATAATTTCAAAGCTGAAATTGCACCTAACTGGCACCCCGATGCACGCGGGGAGGCCGAGCTTGCAAATCTCGCGGCAAAGATAAAGAAACAAGGTGAAGGTAAGGATTTCGATTGTATCATTGGGCTGAGTGGCGGCCTCGATAGCTCGTATGCGGCTTACATCGCCAAAGAGAAAATGGGATTGCGGCCATTGCTATTCCATGTGGATGCAGGCTGGAATACTGACCAAGCGGTTGGCAATATCGAAAAACTGGTGGATGGGCTTGGTCTGGATCTCTACACCGAAGTCATCAACTGGGAGGAGATGAAGGATCTGCAGGTGGCATTCCTGCGTTCGCAGATTGCAGACCAGGATCTACCCCAGGATGCCGCCTTTTTTTCCGGCCTGTATAAGTTCGCACGCAAGCATGGCATCAAGTACGTATTGACCGGTGGTAACTATTCGACCGAGTGCTGCCGCGAGCCTGAAGAGTGGGGCGGCTATCCGGGCATCGACAAGACGTTGTTCGCGGACATCCACAAGCGCTTCGGCAAGCGTCCGCTCAAGACCTTCCCGCTGGTCGATATCATGACCTACAAGATCCTCTATCAGCGAGTGCTGGGCATGGAGATCGTCAAGCCGCTGAATCTGGTGCCGTACGTCAAGAAAGAGGCTGAAGCCGAGCTCGAACGCCGTTTCGGTTGGCAGAAGTTCCAGCACAAGCACCACGAGTCCCGCTTCACGCGCTTCTACGAAGACTACTGGATGCCGCGCAAATTCGGTTATGAGAAGCGCCGCGCGCATTTCTCCAGCCTGATCATGACCGGGCAAATGACTCGTGACCAAGCTCTGGAGCGTATTGCCAAGCCGGAGATGGATGAGCAGTTCCTGAAAACTGAATTCGAGTTCGTGGCCAACAAATTGGGGCTGTCGGTCGCGGAATTGCAGGCGATTTTCGAGGGAGAAAACAAAACGTATAAGGATTACAAGAACAAGCGCTTTCTAATCGGTATCGGTTCGCGTGTAATGAGCGCCCTCGGATTGGAGAGAAGGCTTTTCAGATGA